The Vicinamibacterales bacterium genome contains a region encoding:
- the lpxA gene encoding acyl-ACP--UDP-N-acetylglucosamine O-acyltransferase codes for MALPVPSLIAHLPGRFPAPLLDVVSASSVDRLTAAKAISASEEYFQGHFPGMPLMPGVLMLEAATQAATALLTGDARPGRGTSVSLRGVDDAKFRRHVVPGDRLDVEVRLVKRRGPIARVQATLSVAGAVVMEAQLVLAASDSAAIHPSAVVHPGAVIGAGSVVEPGAVIGPHVVLGRRVRVGVSAVIDGHTTIGDDTQIFPFASIGLPPQDLKYRGEPTRLVVGAGNVFRECVTIHRGTVGGGGETRIGEGNLFMAYAHVAHDCQVGSHTIFGPGATLGGHVAVGDHAQISAYSGIHQYCRVGRDAFIGGYSVVTKDALPFAKTVGSRSSAKVYGANTIGLVRRGYPPEVLARLKSAYRLLLTSRLRPAKALEAIEHDPDLRCAEVDHLVSFIKSSVRGVTLGRVSRRLDESDD; via the coding sequence GTGGCGCTGCCCGTTCCCAGCCTGATCGCCCACCTCCCCGGCCGCTTTCCGGCGCCGCTGCTGGACGTCGTGTCGGCATCGTCGGTGGACCGCCTCACGGCCGCCAAGGCGATCAGCGCGAGCGAGGAGTACTTCCAGGGCCATTTCCCCGGCATGCCGCTCATGCCGGGGGTTCTCATGCTCGAGGCGGCGACACAGGCAGCAACGGCTCTGCTCACGGGCGACGCGCGGCCGGGGAGGGGGACGTCAGTCAGCCTCCGCGGCGTGGACGACGCGAAGTTCCGCCGGCACGTGGTGCCCGGTGATCGACTGGACGTGGAAGTCCGCCTGGTGAAGCGCCGCGGGCCGATCGCCCGCGTCCAGGCCACGCTCAGCGTGGCCGGTGCGGTCGTGATGGAGGCGCAGCTCGTGCTCGCGGCGTCGGATTCGGCTGCGATCCACCCGTCGGCCGTCGTGCACCCGGGCGCCGTGATCGGCGCCGGGTCGGTCGTCGAGCCGGGCGCCGTCATCGGACCACACGTGGTCCTCGGACGACGCGTGCGCGTCGGCGTCTCCGCCGTGATCGACGGCCACACCACCATCGGGGACGACACGCAGATCTTTCCGTTCGCGTCGATCGGTCTGCCGCCTCAGGACTTGAAGTATCGCGGTGAACCGACCCGCCTCGTCGTGGGGGCGGGGAACGTGTTCCGCGAGTGCGTGACCATCCATCGCGGCACGGTCGGGGGCGGCGGCGAGACCCGCATCGGCGAGGGCAACCTGTTCATGGCCTACGCGCATGTCGCGCACGACTGCCAGGTGGGCAGCCACACGATCTTCGGACCGGGCGCGACATTGGGCGGGCATGTCGCCGTCGGCGATCATGCCCAGATCTCGGCGTACTCCGGCATCCACCAGTACTGCCGTGTCGGGCGCGACGCCTTCATCGGCGGGTACTCGGTGGTCACCAAGGACGCGCTGCCGTTCGCGAAGACGGTGGGCAGCCGATCCAGCGCCAAGGTCTATGGCGCGAACACGATCGGGCTCGTGCGCCGCGGGTATCCGCCAGAGGTGCTCGCCAGGCTGAAGAGCGCGTATCGACTGCTCCTCACGTCGAGGCTCCGTCCGGCCAAGGCCTTGGAGGCCATCGAGCACGACCCCGACCTGCGGTGCGCGGAGGTCGATCACCTCGTGTCGTTCATCAAGTCCTCCGTCCGGGGCGTCACGCTGGGGCGCGTCAGCCGCCGCCTCGACGAGTCGGACGACTGA
- a CDS encoding OmpH family outer membrane protein — MRRMVVAVGLVVVTGTASFAQTSSPAPATAQPAAQAPAPAPQVLPFPDGAKIAFVVLQRIVQESSEGKQATARVQGLQQKKVAELNERQKAAQDLQEKLDKSGAVMSEAARADLAKQIERANVDLQRATQDAQQEVQELQQQLQEEFQRRIAPIIEAVGKERGLHYIFNGPDSGLVWADAALDITGDVIKKFDAASKAPAPAAKPQGR, encoded by the coding sequence ATGAGACGTATGGTCGTGGCCGTTGGTCTCGTCGTGGTGACGGGAACCGCATCGTTCGCTCAGACGTCGTCCCCGGCGCCGGCCACCGCCCAGCCCGCCGCCCAGGCGCCGGCCCCTGCCCCGCAGGTGCTGCCCTTCCCCGACGGGGCCAAGATTGCCTTCGTCGTGCTCCAGCGCATCGTGCAGGAGTCCAGTGAAGGGAAGCAGGCGACGGCCCGGGTTCAGGGCCTCCAGCAGAAGAAGGTCGCCGAGCTGAACGAGCGGCAGAAGGCAGCGCAGGATCTGCAGGAGAAGCTGGACAAGAGCGGCGCCGTGATGAGCGAGGCGGCGCGGGCCGACCTGGCCAAGCAGATCGAGCGCGCCAACGTGGACCTGCAACGGGCCACGCAGGACGCCCAGCAGGAAGTGCAGGAACTCCAGCAGCAGCTGCAGGAGGAGTTCCAGCGCCGGATCGCTCCCATCATCGAGGCGGTCGGCAAGGAACGGGGCCTGCACTACATCTTCAACGGCCCCGACTCCGGCCTCGTGTGGGCGGACGCCGCGCTCGACATCACCGGCGACGTCATCAAGAAGTTCGACGCCGCGTCCAAGGCTCCCGCCCCCGCGGCCAAGCCGCAGGGCCGCTAG
- the bamA gene encoding outer membrane protein assembly factor BamA produces MIRFLQLRFHPVDESLIDPQTYLYYIQTQPSRSSDGVWVPYDERAEARLRDDFKRLWGTNFLDNLWIETLDEPYENGVIGKRIVFNMEERPRVKIVDYTGSSKVERTKVDEKMKEAGIALRLDSFLDEGAVRRVKGILAEMMSEKGYQFADITSTVEPLPGGPKLVKVVFDVQEGPKIRIREVTFDGNQAIGDGTLRRKMKETKQHGFFSWLTGGGTFKEAKFDEDADLVVAHYRNKGYIEARVGTPELNTLNDSPDGKTRWIQVKIPVTEGPRYKVGEFDFGGNKIVKAEGLRPLFKLQAGDWYNEKKIRDGLRKTQEIYGRFGYFEFTGYPDLKPKPAATGPLEGPAGPTVDITMQLQEGEQYLVNRITFVGNTTTRDTVVRREMRLVEGGVFDTEALKYSVRRLNQVGYFKPLEEGQGIDVKKTPNEKNKVDVTLKLEEQNRNQLTFGAGVSQFEGFFGQLSFQTANFMGRGESLTLSLQGGSRAQNYQVAFTEPFLFDRNITGGVDLYKRQFNYINQFTQSSTGGNLTFGFPVADFSRMFLVYSYEQVRVLDLNPAYTNPQLLQFNPFLADSLLIGQGGARTISKIVPSFSFNTVDNPIFPSTGRRLTLSFDYAGPGGDTFFVKPTMEAVGFWRLSPRMSVGSRLQTQYIRPYGDTKQLPIFEKLILGGEYSIRGYDIRSVGPRDLNSGIVLGGNKSLLFNAEYLIQVAGPVRLVLFYDAGQVRDIGEKFGMKEDILQLVPAPQPLLIDPLAFTGLVDPDAPGPTTRSIGRQSAFKTSTGAEIRFFMPVLNVPFRLIFAYNPQRGGVLTNNLTPAKRFTFRFAVGSTF; encoded by the coding sequence GTGATCCGTTTCCTGCAGCTTCGATTCCATCCGGTCGACGAGTCGCTGATCGACCCGCAGACCTACCTCTATTACATCCAGACCCAGCCGAGCCGGAGCAGCGACGGCGTGTGGGTGCCCTACGACGAGCGCGCCGAGGCCCGGCTGCGCGACGACTTCAAGCGGCTCTGGGGCACCAACTTCCTGGACAACCTCTGGATCGAAACCCTCGATGAGCCGTACGAGAACGGCGTGATCGGGAAGCGGATCGTCTTCAACATGGAAGAACGGCCGCGGGTGAAGATCGTCGACTACACCGGATCCAGCAAGGTCGAGCGCACGAAAGTCGACGAGAAGATGAAGGAGGCCGGCATCGCCCTCCGCCTCGACTCGTTCCTCGACGAGGGCGCCGTGCGCCGGGTCAAGGGCATCCTCGCCGAGATGATGAGCGAGAAGGGGTACCAGTTCGCCGACATCACGTCCACCGTCGAGCCCCTCCCCGGCGGGCCGAAGCTCGTGAAGGTGGTGTTCGACGTGCAGGAGGGCCCCAAGATCCGGATTCGCGAGGTCACGTTCGACGGCAACCAGGCCATCGGCGATGGCACGCTGCGCCGGAAGATGAAGGAGACGAAGCAGCACGGGTTCTTCTCCTGGCTGACCGGCGGCGGCACCTTCAAGGAAGCCAAGTTCGACGAGGATGCGGACCTCGTCGTGGCGCACTACCGGAACAAGGGCTACATCGAGGCGCGGGTCGGGACTCCGGAACTGAACACCCTGAACGACAGTCCGGACGGCAAGACGCGCTGGATCCAGGTCAAGATTCCCGTGACCGAAGGCCCCAGGTACAAGGTCGGCGAGTTCGACTTCGGCGGCAACAAGATCGTCAAGGCCGAAGGCCTGCGACCGCTCTTCAAGCTGCAGGCCGGCGACTGGTACAACGAGAAGAAGATCCGTGACGGGCTCCGGAAGACGCAGGAGATCTACGGCCGCTTCGGCTATTTCGAGTTCACGGGCTATCCCGACCTGAAGCCGAAGCCCGCCGCCACCGGCCCCCTCGAAGGCCCGGCCGGTCCCACCGTGGACATCACGATGCAGCTCCAGGAGGGCGAGCAGTACCTGGTGAACCGCATCACCTTCGTCGGGAACACAACCACGCGCGACACCGTCGTCCGCCGGGAGATGCGCCTCGTGGAAGGCGGCGTGTTCGACACGGAAGCGCTGAAGTACTCGGTGCGGCGCCTGAATCAGGTCGGCTACTTCAAGCCGCTCGAGGAAGGGCAGGGCATCGACGTCAAGAAGACGCCGAACGAGAAGAACAAGGTCGACGTCACCCTGAAGCTGGAGGAGCAGAACCGCAATCAGCTCACCTTCGGCGCCGGCGTGTCGCAGTTCGAGGGCTTCTTCGGGCAGCTGTCGTTCCAGACGGCGAACTTCATGGGCCGCGGCGAGAGCCTGACGCTATCGCTGCAGGGCGGCTCGCGGGCCCAGAACTACCAGGTCGCCTTCACCGAGCCGTTCCTGTTCGACCGGAACATCACCGGCGGCGTGGATCTCTACAAGCGCCAGTTCAACTACATCAACCAGTTCACGCAGTCGTCCACCGGCGGCAACCTCACGTTCGGCTTCCCGGTGGCGGACTTCTCGCGGATGTTCCTCGTCTACAGCTACGAGCAGGTTCGCGTGCTGGACCTGAACCCGGCGTACACGAACCCGCAGCTGCTCCAGTTCAACCCGTTCCTGGCCGACTCCCTGCTCATCGGGCAGGGCGGCGCCCGCACGATCAGCAAGATCGTGCCGAGCTTCTCGTTCAATACGGTCGACAACCCGATTTTCCCGAGCACCGGCCGCCGTCTCACGCTGTCGTTCGACTACGCCGGACCGGGCGGCGATACGTTCTTCGTGAAGCCCACCATGGAGGCCGTCGGCTTCTGGCGCCTGTCGCCGCGCATGTCGGTGGGCTCGCGCCTCCAGACGCAGTACATCCGGCCGTACGGCGACACCAAGCAGCTGCCGATCTTCGAGAAGCTCATTCTCGGCGGCGAGTACAGCATCCGCGGCTACGACATCCGCAGCGTCGGCCCGCGCGACCTCAACTCCGGCATCGTGCTCGGCGGCAACAAGAGCCTGTTGTTCAACGCGGAGTACCTGATCCAGGTCGCGGGGCCGGTCCGCCTGGTGCTGTTCTACGACGCGGGGCAGGTGCGGGACATCGGCGAGAAGTTCGGGATGAAGGAAGACATCCTGCAGCTGGTGCCGGCCCCGCAGCCGCTGCTCATCGATCCCCTGGCCTTCACCGGGCTGGTCGATCCGGATGCGCCGGGCCCGACCACGCGGTCCATCGGCCGACAGAGCGCGTTCAAGACGTCGACCGGCGCGGAGATCCGTTTCTTCATGCCCGTGCTGAACGTGCCGTTCCGGCTGATCTTCGCCTACAACCCGCAGCGGGGCGGCGTGCTGACGAACAACCTCACGCCTGCGAAGCGGTTCACCTTCAGGTTTGCGGTCGGCTCGACGTTCTGA
- a CDS encoding ATP-dependent Clp protease ATP-binding subunit, with protein MFERYTERARRVLFFARYEASQLGSISIETEHLLLGLIREGKGLTSRIFQRSHLSLDTIRKDIEGRTVFREKVSTSVEIPFSGETKRVLQYAAEEADRLLHNYIGTEHLLLGLLREERSVAASILMEKGMRLHAVREDIVQLLNEKTTSTRVKETPLLAEFSRDLTDIALKNQLDPLVGRDYELERVQQVLCRRTKNNAVLIGEPGVGKTAIVEGLAQKIVCGDVPHFLADKRLLALDISLIVAGTKYRGQFEERLKAIMKELTDNPNIIVFIDELHTLVGAGSAEGSLDAANILKPALSRGEIRCIGATTPAEYRKYIEKDRSLERRFQAIKVEPPGEQETIRILMGVKDRYEQFHHVEYSADAIEAAVYQSSRYVTDRFLPDKAIDLLDEAGARAKLREASFSEEFGEINKSIRVAVEQLENAVSAKDFDRAQYYRDQEANARENLALVRERFDVRPNQRRVLVGRTEIDEVVSKWTGVPLASINQDESDKLMRMEDELHRRVISQERAISAVSRAIRRSRAGLKNPARPVGSFMFLGPTGVGKTELARALAQFLFGSEQALIRFDMSEYMEKHSVSKLIGSPPGYVGHEEGGQLTERVKRTPYSVVLLDEIEKAHPDIFNILLQVFEDGHLTDGLGNRVNFKNAILIMTSNIGARFIQKRATLGFQSDGGDTSKSITDMVLGEVKRTFNPEFINRVDELIVFDALTDDDLRRILVLLVAQVNANLADRRMQVRLTPEALDWMIDVTCKDRSYGARPLRRAIQRHVEDPLAEELIRGRVKDGEIEVYVEGGTLAYRTRSEPAEAVGAGHPLSSDV; from the coding sequence ATGTTCGAGCGCTACACCGAAAGAGCACGGCGGGTGCTGTTCTTCGCCCGGTATGAGGCCAGTCAGCTCGGCAGTATCTCGATCGAGACCGAGCATCTGCTGCTTGGCCTCATTCGCGAAGGCAAAGGGCTGACCAGCCGCATATTCCAGCGGTCACACCTCTCGCTCGACACGATCCGCAAGGACATCGAGGGGCGCACCGTATTCCGCGAGAAGGTCTCGACCTCGGTCGAGATCCCCTTCAGCGGCGAAACCAAGCGCGTCCTGCAGTACGCCGCCGAAGAGGCCGACCGCCTGCTGCACAACTACATCGGGACTGAGCACCTGCTGCTCGGCCTGCTCCGGGAAGAACGCTCGGTCGCGGCCAGCATCCTGATGGAGAAGGGCATGCGCCTGCATGCCGTCCGCGAGGACATCGTCCAGCTGCTGAACGAGAAGACGACATCCACACGCGTGAAGGAGACGCCGCTCCTCGCCGAGTTCAGCCGGGACCTCACGGACATCGCTCTCAAGAACCAGCTCGATCCCCTGGTCGGCCGCGACTACGAGTTGGAGCGCGTCCAGCAGGTCCTGTGCCGCCGGACGAAGAACAACGCGGTGCTCATCGGCGAGCCGGGCGTGGGCAAGACGGCCATCGTCGAAGGCCTGGCACAGAAGATCGTCTGCGGCGATGTGCCGCACTTCCTGGCCGACAAGCGTCTGCTGGCCCTGGACATCTCCCTCATCGTGGCCGGTACGAAATACCGCGGGCAGTTCGAAGAACGCCTGAAGGCCATCATGAAGGAGCTGACCGACAACCCGAACATCATCGTGTTCATCGACGAGCTGCACACGCTCGTCGGCGCCGGGTCGGCCGAGGGGTCGCTCGATGCGGCCAACATCCTGAAGCCCGCGCTCAGCCGCGGCGAGATCCGGTGCATCGGCGCCACCACGCCGGCTGAGTACCGGAAGTACATCGAGAAGGATCGGTCGCTCGAACGCCGCTTCCAGGCGATCAAAGTGGAGCCGCCGGGCGAGCAGGAGACCATCCGCATCCTGATGGGCGTGAAGGACCGCTACGAGCAGTTCCATCACGTGGAGTACTCGGCCGACGCCATCGAGGCCGCCGTCTACCAGTCGAGCCGGTACGTGACCGACCGCTTCCTGCCCGACAAGGCCATCGATCTCTTGGACGAAGCCGGGGCCCGGGCGAAGCTGCGCGAGGCGTCGTTCAGCGAGGAATTCGGCGAGATCAACAAGAGCATCCGCGTGGCCGTGGAGCAGCTCGAGAACGCCGTTTCGGCGAAGGACTTCGATCGGGCGCAGTACTACCGTGACCAGGAAGCGAACGCCCGCGAGAACCTCGCCCTCGTGCGCGAGCGGTTCGACGTGCGGCCCAACCAGCGGCGCGTCCTCGTCGGGCGCACCGAGATCGACGAGGTCGTGTCGAAGTGGACGGGCGTTCCGCTGGCGTCGATCAATCAGGACGAGAGCGACAAGCTGATGCGGATGGAGGACGAGCTCCATCGCCGCGTCATCAGCCAGGAGCGGGCGATTTCCGCGGTCTCCCGCGCCATCCGACGGTCGCGGGCCGGCCTCAAGAACCCGGCGCGCCCCGTCGGCAGCTTCATGTTCCTGGGCCCGACCGGCGTCGGCAAGACGGAGCTCGCCCGGGCGTTGGCGCAGTTCCTGTTCGGCAGCGAGCAGGCGCTCATCCGCTTCGACATGTCCGAGTACATGGAAAAGCACTCCGTGTCGAAGCTGATCGGGTCGCCACCCGGGTATGTTGGACACGAAGAGGGCGGCCAGCTCACCGAGCGGGTGAAGCGCACACCGTATTCGGTCGTGCTCCTCGATGAGATCGAAAAGGCCCATCCGGACATCTTCAACATCCTGCTGCAGGTGTTCGAGGACGGTCACCTGACCGACGGCCTGGGCAACCGGGTGAATTTCAAGAACGCCATCCTGATCATGACGTCCAACATCGGAGCTCGCTTCATCCAGAAGCGGGCCACCCTGGGTTTCCAGTCCGATGGCGGCGATACCTCGAAGAGCATCACCGACATGGTGCTGGGCGAGGTGAAGCGGACGTTCAACCCCGAGTTCATCAACCGGGTGGACGAGCTGATCGTCTTCGACGCTTTGACCGATGACGACCTGCGGCGCATCCTCGTGCTGCTCGTTGCGCAAGTGAACGCCAACCTGGCCGACCGGCGGATGCAGGTGCGGCTGACCCCCGAGGCCCTGGACTGGATGATCGACGTCACCTGCAAGGACCGGTCGTACGGCGCCCGGCCCCTCCGGCGGGCCATCCAGCGCCACGTCGAGGACCCGCTGGCCGAGGAACTCATCCGGGGGCGGGTCAAGGACGGCGAGATCGAGGTCTACGTGGAGGGCGGCACCCTGGCCTACCGGACCCGGTCCGAGCCCGCCGAGGCGGTCGGCGCCGGCCATCCGCTTTCCAGCGACGTCTGA
- a CDS encoding NAD(P)-dependent oxidoreductase, which translates to MADTVGFIGLGAMGKPMAVNLRKHGVPVVVHNRSHPAERALVEAGASVATTPAAIASLCQVIVLMLPDAPDVAQVLEGPSGLLEALQPGTVVVDSSTIAPAAAVRFASMVAERGSAYLDAPVSGGEIGAVDGTLTFMIGGDGEALARVRPLLAHMGREDRIVHVGPSGSGQICKVCNQLVIGGTMVAVAEALALARKSGVDGTKVRQALLGGFAASRVLEVHGERMLAGNYVPGFKARLYKKDMRIVVEALAEYGVAAPSTALVQQLVHAQLTAGGGDDDYSGIAKTIFHLAGLD; encoded by the coding sequence GTGGCCGACACCGTAGGATTCATCGGGCTCGGCGCCATGGGCAAGCCCATGGCCGTCAATCTGCGCAAGCACGGGGTGCCGGTCGTCGTGCACAACCGGAGCCACCCCGCCGAGCGGGCGCTCGTCGAGGCCGGCGCCAGTGTCGCGACCACGCCCGCGGCCATCGCCTCCCTGTGCCAGGTCATCGTCTTGATGCTGCCCGATGCTCCAGACGTGGCGCAGGTGCTCGAGGGCCCGTCCGGCCTGCTCGAGGCGCTGCAGCCGGGCACCGTGGTGGTGGATTCGAGCACCATCGCCCCCGCCGCCGCGGTCCGATTCGCGTCCATGGTGGCCGAGCGCGGCAGCGCCTACCTGGACGCTCCGGTGAGCGGCGGCGAGATCGGAGCCGTTGATGGCACCCTCACGTTCATGATTGGCGGCGACGGTGAGGCGCTGGCCCGCGTCCGTCCCTTGCTGGCCCACATGGGCCGCGAGGACCGGATCGTCCACGTCGGCCCGTCCGGTTCCGGACAGATCTGCAAGGTCTGCAACCAGCTCGTCATTGGCGGCACCATGGTCGCGGTCGCCGAAGCCCTGGCCCTGGCCCGGAAGTCCGGCGTCGACGGCACGAAGGTGCGCCAGGCGCTGCTCGGCGGCTTCGCCGCGAGCCGCGTCCTCGAGGTCCATGGCGAGCGGATGCTCGCGGGCAACTACGTGCCCGGGTTCAAGGCGCGCCTGTACAAGAAAGACATGCGCATTGTCGTGGAGGCGCTGGCCGAGTACGGCGTGGCCGCGCCTTCGACCGCCCTCGTGCAGCAGCTTGTCCACGCACAACTCACGGCGGGTGGGGGCGACGACGACTACTCGGGGATCGCGAAGACCATCTTCCATCTCGCGGGCCTCGACTGA
- a CDS encoding aldehyde dehydrogenase family protein: MPTAALPTAKAVLDRLGLADLNPGVSSGIDDWARGADSEALTSYNPATGDVLGHVQLATPGQYDRVVDAAAARFRTWRETPAPKRGELVRDLGQALRAAKEPLGDLVTLEMGKIRAEGHGEVQEMIDICDFATGLSRQLYGLTIASERPGHRMMEQWHPLGAIGVITAFNFPVAVWSWNAAIAAVCGDTVVWKPAEPAPLCAVAVQRIANQVMADHGVSGVFTLAVGTGATIGERMLGDARLPLISFTGSTAVGRRVSQAVAGRFGRALLELGGNNAIVIAPDADLDMAVRAVLFGAVGTAGQRCTSTRRLIVHRDVVDALTDRLLKAYAQVRLGNPLDASTLMGPLVNDAAVEKMQAALAAAVGAGGRVLCGGGRRPDLGPLFVDPAIVRMPAQADVVLHETFAPILYVLDYGTLDEAIALHNGVPQGLSSAIFTESMRTAEAFLSARGSDCGIANVNIGTSGAEIGGAFGGEKETGGGRESGSDAWKAYMRRQTNTVNWSSSLPLAQGITFGD, encoded by the coding sequence ATGCCGACCGCCGCCCTGCCAACCGCCAAAGCCGTGCTCGACCGCCTCGGCCTGGCCGACCTCAATCCCGGCGTCTCCTCCGGCATCGACGACTGGGCGCGTGGCGCGGACAGCGAGGCCCTCACGTCCTACAACCCCGCGACCGGGGACGTGCTGGGGCACGTCCAGCTCGCGACCCCCGGCCAGTACGACCGGGTGGTGGACGCGGCCGCCGCACGATTCCGGACCTGGCGTGAGACGCCCGCCCCCAAGCGCGGAGAGCTCGTGCGGGACCTGGGCCAGGCGCTGCGCGCCGCCAAGGAGCCGCTCGGCGACCTCGTCACGCTCGAGATGGGCAAGATCCGCGCGGAGGGTCACGGCGAGGTCCAGGAGATGATCGACATCTGCGACTTCGCGACAGGCCTTTCACGGCAGCTGTACGGCCTCACCATCGCGTCGGAACGGCCCGGCCACCGCATGATGGAGCAGTGGCATCCGTTGGGCGCCATCGGCGTCATCACGGCATTCAACTTCCCCGTCGCCGTGTGGTCGTGGAACGCCGCCATCGCAGCCGTGTGCGGCGACACCGTGGTCTGGAAGCCGGCCGAGCCGGCGCCGCTCTGCGCCGTGGCGGTCCAGCGGATCGCCAATCAGGTCATGGCCGATCACGGCGTGAGCGGCGTGTTCACGCTGGCCGTCGGCACCGGCGCCACGATCGGCGAACGGATGCTGGGCGACGCACGCCTGCCGCTCATCTCGTTCACGGGGTCCACCGCGGTCGGCCGCCGCGTCTCGCAGGCCGTCGCTGGACGGTTCGGGCGGGCGCTCCTGGAACTGGGCGGCAACAACGCCATCGTCATCGCGCCCGACGCGGATCTCGACATGGCGGTGCGGGCCGTGCTCTTCGGCGCGGTCGGCACGGCCGGACAGCGCTGCACGTCCACGCGGCGCCTCATCGTGCACCGCGACGTCGTCGATGCCCTCACCGACCGCCTCCTCAAGGCGTACGCCCAGGTCCGCCTCGGCAACCCGCTCGACGCGTCGACGCTCATGGGCCCGCTCGTGAACGACGCCGCCGTCGAGAAGATGCAGGCCGCGCTGGCAGCCGCCGTGGGTGCTGGCGGACGCGTGCTCTGCGGCGGCGGACGCCGGCCGGATCTCGGCCCGCTCTTCGTCGACCCCGCCATCGTCCGGATGCCCGCGCAGGCCGACGTCGTCCTGCACGAGACGTTCGCGCCCATCCTCTACGTCCTCGACTACGGCACGCTGGACGAGGCGATCGCCCTGCACAACGGCGTGCCGCAGGGCCTCTCGTCGGCCATCTTCACCGAGAGCATGCGCACGGCCGAGGCGTTCCTGTCGGCGCGCGGGTCGGACTGCGGCATCGCCAACGTGAACATCGGGACGTCCGGCGCTGAGATCGGCGGCGCGTTCGGCGGCGAGAAAGAGACGGGCGGCGGGCGCGAGTCGGGCTCGGATGCCTGGAAGGCCTACATGCGGCGGCAGACCAACACCGTCAACTGGAGTTCGTCGCTGCCGCTGGCCCAGGGCATCACATTCGGCGATTGA
- a CDS encoding ABC transporter ATP-binding protein: protein MSDVLLTAEGVHKSYTPAGQRLDVLRDLDLEVARGEMVAIMGASGVGKSTLLHVLGGLDRAGAGRVVVDGFDMTSADDASLVAFRNQRVGFVFQFHHLLPEFSAVENVEMPLRIARVPADEARPVAAGLLERVGLSERLSHRPGMLSGGEQQRVAVARALVRRPALLLADEPTGDLDERTADALHALLREMHREFGLTAVIATHNPRLAEQCDRVLRLEQGRLTPV from the coding sequence ATGAGTGACGTGCTCCTGACCGCCGAGGGCGTGCACAAGTCCTACACGCCGGCCGGTCAGCGCCTGGACGTCCTGCGGGACCTCGACCTCGAAGTCGCCCGCGGCGAGATGGTGGCGATCATGGGGGCATCCGGCGTCGGCAAGAGCACCTTGCTGCACGTGCTCGGGGGACTCGATCGCGCCGGCGCCGGACGCGTCGTGGTCGACGGCTTCGACATGACGTCGGCCGACGACGCGTCTCTCGTGGCGTTCCGGAACCAGCGCGTCGGCTTCGTCTTCCAGTTCCATCATCTGCTGCCGGAGTTCAGCGCCGTCGAGAACGTCGAGATGCCGCTCAGGATCGCGCGGGTGCCCGCCGACGAGGCCCGACCCGTCGCGGCCGGGCTGCTCGAGCGGGTCGGCCTGTCGGAGCGCCTGTCCCACCGGCCCGGGATGCTGTCGGGCGGAGAGCAGCAGCGGGTGGCGGTGGCGCGTGCGCTCGTGCGCCGTCCGGCGCTTCTGCTGGCCGACGAGCCGACGGGCGATCTCGATGAGCGGACCGCGGACGCCCTGCACGCGCTCCTGCGGGAGATGCACCGGGAGTTCGGACTCACCGCCGTGATCGCGACGCACAACCCGCGCCTGGCGGAGCAGTGCGATCGCGTGCTGCGTCTCGAGCAGGGCCGGCTGACGCCGGTGTGA